From the Silurus meridionalis isolate SWU-2019-XX chromosome 5, ASM1480568v1, whole genome shotgun sequence genome, one window contains:
- the foxa gene encoding forkhead box A sequence, translating to MIGGVKQERCEGWQSFYMNQAYRGPDSMRLSSVAYSSLEHPYHVFRESMAGEDTEKFEPSSDILAQQRHPETDHNRLEHPDLKSVYRRTFNHTKPPYSYISLIYMAIQQSPSKKLTLNEIYDWIRQLFPYYRQNQQRWQNSIRHSLSFNDCFVRVPRSPDSPGKGSFWTLHPDSGNMFENGCYMRRQKRFRCRGATSPSATKNTSKKAERETVKQEGKKKGSEVKLTVLSLSPSQPSKTPMPAVLPAVMDCPQMSPPPQQHNTHSLTPFPPSSVHSAHQTNITCSTMSTLHPTASCPPEPCVHGDPFFHQSLSMPPIVDFQCYEPPVSYPVYYPSSSSSIHQYNPYLTGKEESSYAGDSVCYSGLSMCPMPV from the exons ATGATTGGAGGAGTGAAACAGGAGAGATGCGAGGGATGGCAGAGTTTTTACATGAACCAG GCTTATCGTGGACCAGACAGCATGAGATTAAGCAGTGTGGCATATTCCTCTCTGGAGCATCCTTATCATGTCTTCAGAGAATCAATGGCTGGAGAAGACACAGAAAAGTTTGAGCCTTCTTCAGATATCCTGGCTCAACAGAGACATCCCGAAACAGATCATAACAGACTGGAACATCCTGACCTGAAATCAGTGTATCGAAGAACCTTCAACCACACCAAGCCTCCTTATTCCTACATCTCACTAATTTACATGGCGATCCAGCAGTCACCATCCAAGAAGCTCACCCTGAATGAGATCTATGACTGGATCCGCCAGCTCTTCCCTTATTACCGGCAAAATCAGCAGCGTTGGCAAAATTCCATCCGCCACTCGCTTTCATTCAATGACTGCTTTGTGCGGGTCCCAAGGTCCCCGGATTCTCCAGGGAAAGGCTCCTTCTGGACCCTGCACCCTGACTCTGGCAACATGTTTGAAAATGGCTGCTACATGCGCCGACAGAAGCGTTTCCGGTGCCGGGGTGCAACATCACCATCTGCAACTAAAAACACTTCAAAAAAAGCTGAGAGGGAAACAGTAAAGCAAGAGGGCAAGAAGAAGGGATCAGAGGTTAAATTGACAGTCTTGTCCCTTTCTCCGTCTCAGCCTTCTAAAACTCCTATGCCAGCAGTATTACCTGCAGTCATGGATTGCCCTCAAATGTCACCTCCACCTCAGCAACACAACACCCACTCACTGACTCCGTTTCCTCCATCCTCGGTACATTCGGCACACCAAACAAATATAACTTGTTCCACCATGTCAACACTTCACCCAACTGCCTCCTGCCCTCCAGAGCCTTGTGTTCATGGAGATCCCTTTTTCCACCAGTCTCTTTCTATGCCACCAATTGTGGACTTTCAGTGCTATGAACCTCCTGTCAGTTACCCTGTTTATTATCCATCATCAAGCTCCAGCATTCATCAATATAATCCATATCTCACAGGCAAGGAGGAATCCTCGTATGCGGGAGACTCGGTGTGCTACTCTGGACTCAGCATGTGCCCAATGCCAGTTTAA
- the LOC124386192 gene encoding sarcoplasmic reticulum histidine-rich calcium-binding protein translates to MRSDNDYKEKQVNVKANRYSTENEEQRASLCEVQDAEGGIKERYRKQNSSDEEQAQEEEALCSNTSVKESVLEEEDSVGETEEEEEEEEGGGEEEQQEEDGEKEDENKETSGRRKGYDIESDQEENYNNILASGSDRNIQDSLRELYKDDTEDDLTEKDGYIRDDDDVDDDDDDDDDDVIIDKASSWSCHPGHTKYQDDDGDVDNDDDDDDDDDDDDLMVEKAASLACHPEDTKNHDDDDDDDDDDDDIEGLLAPQYNSLQHQSDEPGDILTSREEHMASAQIAVGVLVLLPRKTLLWGGLSLKLVSSLCPHPLVHNAAFPRYKA, encoded by the exons ATGCG AAGCGATAATGATTATAAAGAAAAGCAAGTGAATGTAAAGGCAAACAGATATTCAACTGAGAATGAAGAGCAGAGAGCAAGTCTGTGTGAAGTACAAGATGCTGAAGGTGGCATTAAGGAAAGATACAGAAAGCAGAACAGTTCAGATGAAGAACAAGCACAGGAGGAGGAAGCTTTATGCAGCAACACATCTGTTAAGGAATCTGTTCTTGAGGAGGAGGACTCTGTAggagaaactgaagaagaagaagaagaagaagaaggaggaggagaggaagaacAGCAGGAAGAAGATGGAGAAAAGGAAGATGAGAATAAAGAAACATCAGGAAGAAGAAAGGGGTATGATATTGAATCTGATCAAGAAGAAAATTACAATAACATTTTGGCATCGGGTTCAGATAGAAACATTCAGGACAG CCTCAGAGAGCTGTATAAAGATGACACTGAAGATGACCTGACTGAGAAAGATGGATATATaagggatgatgatgatgttgatgatgatgatgatgatgatgatgatgatgtgataaTAGACAAAGCATCTTCATGGTCATGTCATCCTGGACACACTAAATAtcaggatgatgatggtgatgttgataatgatgatgatgatgatgatgatgatgatgatgatgatttaatggTAGAAAAAGCAGCCTCATTGGCATGTCACCCTGAAGACACTAaaaatcatgatgatgatgatgatgatgatgatgatgatgacgatatTGAAGGTCTTCTTGCACCACAGTACAACTCTCTGCAACACCA gTCAGATGAACCAGGAGACATACTCACATCACGAG aggagCACATGGCCTCTGCTCAGATCGCTGTGGGTGTCCTGGTGCTCCTGCCGAGAAAGACACTGCTATGGGGAGGTCTGTCGTTAAAGCTGGTGTCATCCCTTTGTCCACATCCACTTGTACACAATGCTGCTTTCCCAAGATACAAAGCTTAG